The segment AGGCGGGACGCCCCCAGGGAAAGCGACGAAGGGTGCCTCTGGGACTAGAGCCTCCATTGTCtgtgctggaggggagagggggcagagctgaagagctctgtggggctggaaagtttctccctctctctctccatcaaATTGGTCCAAGGGAAGATACCAGCGCATCCCCCTTGCCTCTCTCATACCCCTTGGCACAGGGCTGAAGCAaatgcccctcccccattttctttGTGGGGGGGTTCATGCTACAGAGGAGACTGAGGATGGAATTCGGGGAGTGGTGGGGGGTACAGCCCCAACTCCCCCCTCAGCGCATACCTTCGTCCCGtcccgtccgtccccccccccagttccccccGCAGGCAGCCTGCGCTGAGCGCTGCACCAGACCTCAGTCTCTGCCATGGCCGGGGCACCTGGCGGAGGTGAGCCCTGCACGCGCAAGGcgcgcggggccggggggggggaggggcaggcacgCGCCTCGTCACTGACACACCTGCTCTGGGGCTCCGGGGCTGCGCCCCGCGCCGCTGCCCTGCCGCTGAGCTGGTCTCGCGGCGGCGGGGGCCGGGCAGCGCCCCGGGCCGCCCCGCTGGCTGGGCAGGCGGGATTCCCCGGCTGCGTTTCGGGTCGCTGAGCTGGGGCTCCCACCCCAGCAGTGCCACGAGGCAGCGCTTCCCGGGGAGCGAGGCGTGCGGGGCGGGCTGTCCTTCGtctcccgctccctccctccgGCAGCACCTAACCTCTGGGTGGGGGCGAGGGGGACACGTGGAGGGCAGCTGAGCGACCCCTTGGCTCCTGCCGTCGCTCGCTGCTCATTGGTTTGAAAACTAaccagcttgggggggggggaatctcggATCTTGAGCTGCACTTAATGaaacaggctgggggaggggggaatcctaCTCAAGCAAAGCTCCCAGACTCTAGTGGGAATTTGCAGGgtctcacccccacacacacccctctagtgGGAACTtgcaggaccccccccccaacgcACCAGTGGGAATTTGCagagacacacaaacacacaacccaGTGGGAATTTGCACGGATTCCCCCATCCAGTGGGAATTTgcagggacacccccccccccctcgagtGGGAATttgcagggacacacacacacacagtgggaatttgcagggacacacacacacacacacacacacagtgggaaTTTGCAGGAACACCCTCCCGGTGGGAACTTGCAGGGACACAGGAGCGCGAGCTCAGGGTGCCCAGGGCGCCGCGCGGCTAGCAGGCTGCAAAGGTCACATGCCCGTCCGCTGCCCCATTGTGGGTGCGTTGGCTCGGAAAGGGCAGCGATCATCTCTCTCGCAACGGGATCGTGGCACCCGCAgacagccctgctcccccctttGGAAAAGCAAAGCTTTGGGAGGAATTCGCAGTGTTTTCCTTGCCGATGAGCACCTGCTCATTGCGGTACAACTCCGCTGATTTATGAACTCCCCTGAGGGGCTAGTAAGCACCCTCCCATACCCATGTGATGGAAGCTCCTGGGAGACGTCTATTTCCTGACCCATTTCTCCCAGTCCTTAGCCCGTTCCTGGGCTTTTCTTTCATCGGCTGTAACACTAGAAGCCTGGAGTCTCTGTCTCTTTCCAGGATCTAAGTCCATCCCCCTCTGTCTCTGGCATGCACGCACATATGCCCTATAACTCACTGCTTCGGTTTTTTATGCACTACAATTGCTCTTAATGCATCTCCTCTTGGTTGATCTGGCCTAGGATCCAAAAAAGAGCCTCAGAGGCCCACGGGACTGTCCGGGTAAGATTACAACGAGCCCTTTTAGCCTGGTGCAGCATCCTCACTCGGGGgaagccagccagccctgcctggcagaagCGCTGGGATATTTTTAGGGGGACTGCATGGGATTTCCCCATTGACCCATTTCTCCCGGGAAGACGGTGGCGAGAGTAACAGGATCTGCTTTTGGTTTTTTATGGAAACTTTTTAATTGTGTGTTTATTGCAGCAAATCCCTCCAGAGGAAAGCTCTCAAAGGCAGGCTCATAAGCCTCATCAGCTTTGCACTGCCTTTGAAGGAGAGCGGTCGGATGATCTGCATGGTGTGAGGAGCCATGAGACCAGACGACATTAACCCTAGGACGGGACTAGTGGTGGCTTTGGTCAGCGTCTTCCTTGTTTTTGGCTTCATGTTTACCGTATCTGGGATGAAAGGGGAGACCCTGGGAGACATCCCCCTCCTGGCAATAGGACCTGCTATTTGCTTGCCGGGCATCGCTGCCATTGCACTAACGAGGAAAACAGATGGCTGCACCAAATGGCCTGACAACAAGCGACCCTGCAGCAAGAAGGCGAAAGACAAGGAAGTGGTGGAGCTGCTGAGAACGCCCTCGGATCTGGAATCGGGCAAAAGCAGCTGCGATGAGCTAGCCAAGAAGGCATACCTAAAGGACAGGAAAGTGCCGAAGGGAGAGGACTCTGTGTCCATCTGCACCaccaccacaaccaccaccaccacgggaGAATGCAAGAGCCTGATCAAAAGGGTGGACCAGGAAGAGATGCTGAGATACCTGGAGATCTGCTCCACGGAGATGCCAGGGAACGTGCTAGTGGGAGAGGGTCCCACTTACAGTGCCTTGGAAAAGAAGAGTTCTCCTCCCTGGGACAGTGTTGCCTGCCCTGACACAGAGGACAACATTTTTGTGGCTCCAAAAGACAGTATAATTGTCTGTTCCTACAATGAGAATAGCCCTTACGACAGATATTGTTGTTATATAAACCCTACTAGAGTCAGCTCGGACCATGAGACTATAGTTTGAATGATGCacattttatatatctctatgtATTTTTACAGACTCTACGTCTTTCAGCTCTTAATAGGGAAAAGTAGCTGATTGCACTGCATGGAACACTCCTCATACTATTACAAATGTAACCTGGTATGTGACTGATGCTCAAACCTTTTGTGCCTGAAATACTTTCTGTAAGTAAATAAGCATGTTTAAGGCTAAGAACTCCTTCTTCTTTGTGAAaatcaattttgatttttttaaaaaatgtcagtgctGAATATTTTGTCTAGACACCCTCTCTCCCAAGACCCCAGCTCTTGGACAAGTTGGCAAGATGAAGGCATTGACTGTCTGCTAAAATCAAGGCAAGAATCAAAAGTCTGGAGCTCCCTGTGTAAAATAACATGCAATATGGATGAGTGGATCTTAGGAATAGTGTCACTTCCTTTATTTCTGAAGGAATTGACAGAAGCCAACATGCAGTTGAATTAGTTGGCTGTCTGATGTTAAGCTTTTAGAAAAGCTTTTCAGTTCAATCAGTCTTCAGGCAGGCAAAAACTGACTTCAGTTTTCCGCTCTTATTAGATTTTACATGACCTTGTTTTAGGAAATCAAAGAGCAACATTGTAGGCTATTACCCTGCAAGCCTCCTGAGTCGAGGAAGGGGACTAGGATAGAGAGAATTTTTGAAGGCAAATCTACCAGCAGTCATATCAAAGGTACAAGTGTTTGGCTATTTTGCTTCATTCTTATTTGTTAATGAATCCACCAAAGTCTTTCTAATATGTGTGGCACTTACAGCTGTACTTTATAACAAGATATTGATAAAATCATTGCAGAGACTTAGCAGCAGGGGTAACTGGATTTgggagattatatatatatatatacatataatcaCTTggagatttagggcctgatccaactcccactgaagtcaacagactCCTATTGGCTGTAACAGAAGCTGGATCAGGCTCTttgcaggggagggatagctcagtggtttgagcattggcctgctaaacccaggttgtgagttcagtctttgagggggccatttgggatctggggcaaaaattggggattggtcctgctttgagcagggggttggactagatgacctcctgaggtcccttccaaccctgatattctatgaagtgtCATCCTCACATACCTTTTCAAAAACTCCAGATGTTTATCTATGGATCTTGAATAATGATATTTTATTCAATATTATGAAAGCCATTTTTAAGGTGGGGGAGACTAGAGAAATATGGTTGGCATGATTTTTCCACAACCATGCGGTATGTTTTGTTAACTAGTTCACTGATCACAGATGCATAATACTGGAACCATGACCTGACTGATGTGAAAGCATAGTGGTTAACCCTTCAGAACCTGCAGactgcacacacatatataatacAAATTACATAAACGTACTACAGATTACACATATTCTAACGTGTATATTACCATATGAGATAgtatagatataatatatatatatatatatatacatgtaaTCTATACAGCCAATATAAGGGTtaaacttttagaaaaaaatgtttgctgaagCATAAAATAATTTGTTAGCATTTCACAGGCAAAGCCTTGATTTCCATAACAAAATGCTCAACAACCGCTCTAAAAAGTCTAGCCCTGTTGGAAGTCTTAATAACAGTTCTTGctttagttatttttaataaaccaTAATTTGCACCAGACAGACTTATTGACCTACCAGTGTAAAAAGAAGCCATCCCTGGCTAACAGGACCCTGGGAATATTCTGCAGAAACTGCTCTGGAATTTTCCACTGAGAGATTGAAAGCTGAACAACTCCTCATTATGTCTGTGCAATTATTTGGAAAATGAAAGGAAACCTCAGGCATCCTGAGGGTCCATCCATTTGGAAACTGCTCTCAAATTGTTACAGACAACCAGCTCAAAGGAGATTGCCAAAGGGAGGTTTCGGAAGATTTCCCAGCATGGGCATTCTCTGCTTCTCTCTGGTGCACTAAACGTaacattgtttattttatttacacattTATGTACTGATTTTTCACAGATTGCCCATTGCTGTGGCATCTGGGTGCtattcaaacaaataaaacaaatgcagGTTAGTCTCAGTCAAGTAAAGCCAGTTAATATTAATACACCATAGGTCTTGCTGCTGTGGTGTGTAGTTCAGGAACTCGTATTTGCAAAACTCGAGCTTTTGTCAGAGTAAATGAGTCCCACAGAGAGAGACCCTCAACTGAATAtgttcaacttccagccctggACAAAGACACTCCAGGGATTGTCTCCAAGAATAGCTCAAGAGATCTTAATCACCATAACagaatatagggcctgatcttgcaaggtgctgagcatctcctggATGGTGCTGAaagccagatcctgctcccattaaagtcaatagctaAAATCCAACTGACTCGCATGGTGCAGAATATGGCATTCTGAGTGCCTTCAGCCCCCATCAGTGGTAGTTGAGGATGTTCAATATTGTGCAAGAGGTGCTTAGCACCACTTGAGATCAGGCCCACCAGCAGAAAGGCAACCTCTCAGATAACTGAGTCCTGAATTGTAGAGACTACAATGTAAACAACCCTTTGCATTGTGTTTGGTAGCAAATAAGTAGCCCATGCAGAACACCGATTAGGACAGTTCTGCAAATATGTATGAAGAAGAGGTTGAATGTTTTTTTTGCTTAGGTTTAAATGCTGTCTGCCAAACCACACATTTGAAACATATTAGAAAGGTCTCTCATAAGGCTAGGCAATAAATTCTAATGGCAAATGGCATGACAAAGATATAATATGCAATCAAGCAACTTTGAGTCATGAACTATATTCCATTCAGACTGTTAGACCTCAGGGTTTTGCTTTTTCATTAATGAAAGCAGATTTTTATGGCAATGAAAGTtactcacaattttaaaaaattgaatgttAAAAATAGTGAAGATTATGGAtggaatcctggctccattgaagtcaatgggtccaGGATTTTACATGTTAAGTTTAAAGAGTATTTATAGGTCATTTAACATAAGCACAAATAGGAATTTGAAACCAAAGGAATATGGACAAAccttctctgaaatctctctactTGAGAATCTTTCCTTTTCCCATGTTCAGTATTACTTTTAATTAACGGAATAGAGTGAAATCAGGGATaaattggccatttaaaaaaaaatgtctctagggtctgatccaaaacccaaaaCACTGACTGTGaccctttccactgactttggtAAGCTTTGGTTCAAGCCCTTAGTGTCCATGAAAAGTGCCAAACTGATAATCCTGGAGATTAAAGCCCTCTGTTTACACACAAGACAAGCAGAGCATAGGCAAATTGTCTTTGTAGAGATCAGGTGATAAAGCACTCAAGACAGATTTTTAAGATTTATAAAATCTAATTTTTATTGTAGCATTTATTGTAACTTCTGCACTGATGggtattatttttttctgaagtaaTGTAAAAGTGATGCACAAATCAACTGTGTTCATTATATAGTCTGAAGTGTtgctttatttaattttattttgtttgtttgcagcaTTTTTATCCACACAGattacattacaaaaaaaaaaacaaaacatgcagtTTCTTTAACAGAAAACCAGGAAACCTTTTCAGCAGCCATAATTCTCTATTAATTTTCTAGTCTCTGCTCAAGTGTAATTGCATTTTCACCTCATCATTGTCTAGAAAgcaaacaaaggaaacaaaaacacaatGTGTGGCCTGATCCTAGCAAGTGCTGAGCGCCCTTCGCTCtgagttgacttcagtggtgacaGTGCTGAGTCCTGCTCAGGACTGGATCCATACAACTGATCTGAGTTTTATAGAAATATGATGTTGTCCCAATGGCACTTTTCCCTTTCCCttggtgatttttgtttttgtttgttaatgtaatttcttctccttccctcatcCCACGCCTTTGTTTTGAGCAGTCTAATTTGGCTTATTACATTAAGGACCAGTTTCTGACACTTACTCATGTTGAGTGACACCTTAGTTTGTGAACAGCCCCAGTGATTTCTAGCTGACTACTCATAGAATAAGGGACTACTCAATGTCggggtggcagaatctgtccctacATCATCAGCCTAATTGAGACGGTGATATAAATCATCACTCTGGTTGAGATGGTCACTCCTTGGAGCATGGGCTTTGTATTTTCCATGTGTGTGAAgcatcatataatcatagaagattagggatggaagagacctcaggagtctaagtccaaccccctgctcaaagcaggaccaatccccaactaaattatcccagccaggtctttgtcaagcctgaccttaaaaacctctaaggaaggagattccaccacctccctaggtaacccattccagtgcttcaccaccctcctagtgaaacagcttttcctaatatccaacctaaacctcccccgctgcaatttgagaccattactccttgttctgtcattattCACAGCGATGCTCCTATGGACATTTTAATCACAAATTATAACTAACAAtcaaaataaatagataaattatGATCAGTAATTAAGTCACTTTAGGTCTCGTTTTCAAAATGGTCATAACCATGCCTCATTAGGGGCCGGATTTTATGAGGTACTGAGCACCATTTGTTAGGGTTGAGCACCTTCAGTAATCATTGAAGTCGCCTCCACGCCATGTTACTAAGCTTGAGCCACATCGTGTTGATAGAAACCATTGGCCTGAAATGATCCAGCTTTGTCCTCCCAGCTGTAAAGGGGTTTTCAAGTTGCTAATATCAGTGCTTTAAAAGAAGGGTTTTCTATCAAATGTAATAGGACTTTTTTTTAGAAAGTATTGTCTCAACTCCCCGCGTGGGGTTTTTGTCACATGCCTCATATTTCTAATCTGATTCTAATCTGCAGACACTGTACATGGAGTTCCCATGGGGACAGATATATGTTGTGTTGATGTTTGTTACTTGTCTTTCCCATGGGATTATGACACCAGGATGCTCTTGCATTCTGCATCCATTTTCAACGAGTGCAAAAATCCAGTCCAGGATTTATTTATGATATTCAGAGGCAATGTTTTTTCTAGTGATGCCTGAGGTTACCCTGAGTCTGTCAGCCCCGCAGAATGCAGAGGAGACAGAACTACATTTCCTTTACCAGCCAAGTGGATTCTAGCtccctttgtttttaaatgcacagAAGGTAACACAGTGAGGAGCAAGCTCTGAAGGTTATGGGTAttggcctgattctgctgtcagATGCACTCACAGACCTTATGCTTGCatagagtcccattgacttcagggatgTTCCGTACAAGTGTAAGGATCTACActgatgcatctgtttgtaagaCCAGGGTCATATGATGCAACACAGTGACATTCATTAGAGATGGGCTCAGATAACACTACCCCACCCCTTAGATCTGAACTCCCCCAAGATTTGGGGAAGTTTAAATACACATCCAGAATTCATCGCAACACTCCTGGTGCTTTAAAACCCCACCTGTCATTTAGGAAAGGAGAATCTCCTTGTAGGAATTCAAATGTTATTCAACAGCATATGCCTTGTTAGGCAGAATATCTCCTGCAAGACCTGTGGAATTTAAAGGCTGCAGGACTGTACTATTATAACCAGCGGTGAAATACTggcctcactgaagccaatggcaagaCTCCTGTTttcttcaatggggccaagatttcactcaagattttctaaagtgcttaGCGCCCAGCAATTCCTCGGAAAACCAATCCCCACATTGCCCCATTGAGAACACTGGGAGCTGCTGAAGGTTTTGGAAAACCTGGCCACTTGATTTAGGGGCCTGaatgggaactgagctctttgaaaatctggcctttaatgtACTGTCCAGGTGGGCCAAAACCTGGAGCAAGCATAAATAGAGGCAACATCCATCCACTAAGTGAAAGAAAGGGATACACGGCTTCatcattttttctattttcattgtgTCGGTTTCATTGTGTTCCACTCCAGTCAGTGTATTTTTGTGTATACTTTCTATCTCTTTGCCAGATTCAGCAGCATCCGTATGCCTTTCTGGGCCGGGGCAAGGCCTTTCTTTTTGCCCTTAGGTAGAATTGGCTGGGGCAGGCCCCATTTTTCATCTATTCCCAGGGTGACAGGAAGGGTTAATACATCACAGATTGAATGTAAAATATGCATCTGATCCGCAGAAAGTGTGCCTCTTCCTTACTCCCATTTAAGTAAACTGAaattgggggtgctcagcacctctaggATCAGTCTCTAAGCCAACAACTGGTGCATCATGAAGCACCCGATGCAAAAACACACAAGAAaccaaattctttttaaaattcaggggtgtagacattttgtttttcagaactCATAAATACAGCAAATGGATTCCTATGCTTTAATTCAGTGTCAAAACTTAATctgtaaaaaaaatcccaccccttGATACACTTATGGAACAGCCTGCACTGATATGCCTTCTTCTAGAGCCTTGTGGCTTTACAAAGCATTTTGCTGCTCAGGGCTTTCAAGCCAACCAAACTCACACAGCTGTTTTGAATTGATTTATAACTCCGAGGAGAAAAAGTgcatttgattatttgttttaaacctaggGATCAAAGCTCATGCCAGGGGTGTCAGTTCGGGCCAGTtgctcagggagaagaaagggaaaacatAGGAGGCAAGCGTACTGGGATAGCTGGAAGGAAGGGAGCAGCTATTTACAAAACAACCAATGTAGGGCTGCCGGTCCTTAGCTCTGCCAGATGTAAAGGATGCCCTGCCCCCCGAAAGGCATGCTGAGAAAAGGTTCTGAGGCAAGGACTGATAGTGACCAGGAAGTTACTGGGGAGGGTGCGAGTGAGTGATCTGCATAGCACCTCAGGTCTGACCTTCTGGCAGTCCATGTAGGGAAAGCCCACTGACTCCTGTCTCAGGAGCTATCCACACAGAAATGGGGGTCCGTCCTGCAtgattgaagccaatgggagtatTACCATGGAATAGTATGAGAGCAGGATCGGACTTGTACTGCATAATCAGGTTCAGTCTGGCTCTGTAAAGTTTCCCAGAATGGTTGGAAGGCTCTTGACATTGGGTCCCTTCCTCCTGAGCAGCTGCTTCAGCCTCCTTAGTTTGAGAGCTGCAGATCTGCTGGGGAGGCGCTCTAGGCTAGGTCTACCTACATATCCCAGGGGCTAATCTTTGATTTCATAGTACCTCTAGAAAATATAAACACAACCTTAAATGTTAGGTAGTTGCTACCAAGTCTTCAGTGGAAGCTAGGTGCTCCatttcaagaaaaaaagaaagttttcCCAGTGTTAGGTTTGACTGAATAAACTCTGGGAACTACTAAACCTGGAAAATTGACTTACCAATAAAGTTACAACATTGGTGATTATTTTATAGTTTGATTGTTCCATCCAGTCTTTGGCAGTCAGACAGTTTAGTTAAATATTACATAATTTTGTAATTCTTTttcagctttgtatcatcctATTGATTTCCGATGCCTGTGTGCATCATTACCTGTACATAGCCTGTATTGAAATGAAATTGTAATAAACAGTAACCAGAATATCAACACTTCATAAAAACAGAGTGGTATTCTTGTTGTCCACATATGCTGTTTTCCTATGACTGCAAAcactgagggcccaatcctgtgaaggGCTGAGAGCCCCCAGTAACAATGGAGCACCTTCACCTCCCACTTGGGAGAGAGTgtggagggtgctgagcaccttgcagggGGTACTCCAcccctctcaggatcaggccctaacactGGAAAGACTCACTATCCACTACTACTTTCAAATTTAAAGACGgaatagatattttaaaaaagaggaggaaaatatcACCAATCAACATAAGTGTAACATCTATTGTATCCCCTTTCTACACAAAAACTTCTGCACCAGCTGATTGTTCACAGATCTGTGTCATAGGAGAGCACTTAGCTCTTCAGAGCTTTACAGAGTCTCATATCCTGGTGATTGCTTGGTAATTTGAGTTCTGATTGGTCACACTGGTCCCAGGGCCTTTGAGAGAAATTTGGGGCTCTGGTACATGACATTCActaaggccccacccctcccattTCACCTCAGTTACAGATGTTTAGAGGGCCTCCCTGAGCTTGGGGCCTGGTACAATTGTCCTCCCTCTCATCAGCCCTACCTGCACtactgcagccagtgggacaTTAGCCATTGAGTTGAGTGGGAACTGGATCAAGTCCTATGGCTATACTATCTGGTGGTGTGAATCATCTTGCACAGGAGATGTTATCTCTTTGGTGAAAGCTGTAATTGAATTACCCTGAGTTTTTCTTgcagtaactttactcatgtgttCAGCCCCATTTAACTCAATGGAAATAGAGCTAGGTTTGTGTGGTTTGCAATGAAAAAGCAACTTTTTAAGAAATacaaaaacttttatttttgtttacatttttttttgtggaaaattttcattGTTACAACCAATCCTAAATAGAACTACTTCATGTGTGCATGAATCTACCCAAGTTTTtacgtgtttgcaggatcggggccctaTGAGTTTATAGTATGATTTTCCGCAATTTTGTAAAATGCTGAATGTAACATTTTCAACCAGATCATCCCAAAGCAGAATAGATCCCACAAGGCATCATGCTGCTGCCTAATTCATTTTTAATTGGCTTGAGTGCTCAGCAGCTCCATTAGttgctcagcaccctgcaggactgggtcctatgTAACTTCCAAT is part of the Caretta caretta isolate rCarCar2 chromosome 5, rCarCar1.hap1, whole genome shotgun sequence genome and harbors:
- the TMEM215 gene encoding transmembrane protein 215, yielding MRPDDINPRTGLVVALVSVFLVFGFMFTVSGMKGETLGDIPLLAIGPAICLPGIAAIALTRKTDGCTKWPDNKRPCSKKAKDKEVVELLRTPSDLESGKSSCDELAKKAYLKDRKVPKGEDSVSICTTTTTTTTTGECKSLIKRVDQEEMLRYLEICSTEMPGNVLVGEGPTYSALEKKSSPPWDSVACPDTEDNIFVAPKDSIIVCSYNENSPYDRYCCYINPTRVSSDHETIV